In Ochrobactrum vermis, the following proteins share a genomic window:
- a CDS encoding CidA/LrgA family protein, translated as MNAHSLLIRFRYALHHSRLMQIATLVGFWLAGELFVRLVGLPLPGGIVGMALVLALLLSGRVSLFSMKRGAEWFLAEMLLFFVPAVLAVLEHQELIGLLGLKIMAVILLGTLTVMSVTALTVDLCYRWSLRYVAK; from the coding sequence ATGAACGCCCACAGCCTCTTGATCCGGTTTCGTTACGCACTGCATCACAGCCGTTTGATGCAGATCGCGACGCTGGTTGGCTTCTGGCTGGCGGGTGAGCTTTTCGTCCGCCTCGTCGGCCTGCCTCTTCCAGGCGGCATTGTCGGCATGGCGCTGGTGCTGGCTCTGCTTTTGAGCGGTCGCGTCAGCCTGTTCAGCATGAAGCGTGGCGCAGAATGGTTTCTTGCGGAGATGCTGCTCTTCTTCGTTCCTGCAGTCCTTGCAGTTCTCGAGCATCAAGAACTGATCGGTCTGCTTGGCCTGAAAATCATGGCTGTTATTCTGCTGGGCACGTTGACGGTTATGAGTGTCACCGCATTGACGGTTGATCTCTGCTATCGCTGGAGCCTGCGTTATGTCGCTAAGTAA
- a CDS encoding LysR family transcriptional regulator, with amino-acid sequence MNLRSFQAFVEVVRQGGFSAAAKTINATQSTVSKAVRQLEDELGLVLLDREISPSRLTTAGEIVFRRAIAMLAEKDDMLAELGELRGLKRGLLKLGLPPIGSSVLFAPVFAAYTKLYPEIDIQLVEHGSRRLEELLLAGDVELAASLLPVEDSFEWQDVRCEPVVALLPTNHALAHGDGVSLQDIANLPFILFESGFALNHIILDACRSHGFSPNVAVRSSQIDFIVELVAAGMGIGFLPKMIAEQRHHPGVRIHRIKGADVNWHLALIWRKGAFLSHAARAWLELSKAGTDTASS; translated from the coding sequence ATGAACTTGCGCAGCTTCCAGGCATTCGTCGAAGTGGTGCGGCAAGGCGGTTTTTCCGCCGCCGCGAAAACCATCAACGCGACCCAGTCGACCGTCAGCAAGGCTGTCAGGCAGCTTGAGGACGAACTGGGGCTGGTTCTGCTGGATCGTGAAATCTCGCCCTCCCGCCTCACCACAGCAGGTGAGATTGTCTTTCGTCGTGCGATTGCCATGCTGGCGGAAAAGGACGACATGTTGGCCGAGCTGGGCGAACTGCGCGGCCTCAAGCGCGGCCTGCTGAAACTTGGCCTGCCGCCCATCGGGTCCAGTGTGCTTTTCGCTCCCGTCTTCGCGGCCTATACGAAGCTTTATCCGGAGATCGATATTCAGCTGGTTGAGCACGGCAGCAGAAGGCTGGAGGAACTGCTGCTTGCCGGAGATGTGGAACTCGCGGCTTCGCTTCTGCCGGTCGAAGACAGTTTCGAATGGCAGGACGTGCGATGCGAACCGGTTGTGGCACTGCTTCCGACAAACCACGCGCTCGCGCATGGCGATGGCGTTTCGCTGCAGGATATTGCCAACTTGCCGTTCATACTTTTCGAGAGCGGTTTTGCCCTCAATCATATCATCCTCGATGCATGTCGTTCGCATGGATTCTCTCCAAACGTTGCGGTCCGCTCCAGTCAGATCGACTTCATCGTTGAACTAGTAGCGGCAGGCATGGGCATCGGCTTTCTGCCGAAAATGATCGCGGAACAGCGGCATCATCCGGGCGTGCGCATCCACAGAATCAAAGGTGCCGACGTGAACTGGCATTTGGCTCTGATCTGGCGAAAAGGCGCATTCCTGTCTCACGCCGCTCGTGCCTGGCTCGAGCTGAGTAAAGCCGGAACCGACACCGCATCGTCTTGA
- a CDS encoding DUF1127 domain-containing protein translates to MNLRTHFQRWMQYRENIRELNGCTDRELSDLGLSRTDIHRVAREAAFA, encoded by the coding sequence ATGAATCTTCGTACCCATTTCCAACGCTGGATGCAGTATCGCGAGAATATTCGCGAACTTAATGGCTGCACGGACCGCGAGCTTTCTGATCTTGGCCTGTCGCGCACCGATATTCATCGCGTCGCACGCGAAGCGGCTTTTGCCTGA
- a CDS encoding glycosyltransferase family 29 protein, which translates to MKKTLIIVGNAPLPRDLSAEVDAADFVVRFNEPKQSIGMSGTRTDLLMLATSSKPMQRRLRDPGFVLTPTFKAAKEVMLAYHPSIIRKYHPGPNFLSRLKGRRGDWTMQTLEVVGSAGKEIRIMPPQFYLAGCKELGVTDENISKAFPSTGFFGIWYMLGKCPQESWDVKICGFTWEGWKRHTWGDERSWIEKKVQSGRINLIQ; encoded by the coding sequence ATGAAAAAGACACTGATCATCGTCGGCAATGCGCCTTTGCCGCGCGATCTTTCCGCCGAAGTGGATGCGGCAGATTTCGTTGTCCGCTTCAATGAGCCCAAGCAATCCATCGGCATGAGCGGCACCCGGACAGATCTTTTGATGCTGGCAACCTCCAGCAAGCCGATGCAGCGACGGCTACGCGATCCGGGCTTCGTGCTGACACCGACTTTCAAGGCAGCCAAGGAAGTGATGCTTGCCTACCATCCGAGTATCATCCGCAAGTATCACCCTGGTCCGAATTTCCTCTCCCGTCTCAAGGGAAGGCGTGGTGACTGGACGATGCAAACCCTTGAAGTTGTCGGCTCTGCCGGCAAGGAAATCCGGATAATGCCGCCCCAATTCTATCTGGCCGGATGCAAAGAGCTGGGTGTAACCGATGAGAATATAAGCAAAGCTTTTCCAAGTACTGGCTTTTTCGGCATCTGGTACATGCTCGGAAAATGTCCGCAGGAAAGCTGGGACGTGAAAATCTGCGGCTTCACCTGGGAAGGCTGGAAACGCCATACATGGGGAGATGAGCGCAGTTGGATTGAAAAGAAAGTCCAATCCGGACGCATCAACCTTATCCAGTAA
- a CDS encoding LrgB family protein, protein MSLSNPLVATLFWSAATILLYLAAKRVYRRFPMWWLTPLAVTPLLLMALVIGLNQNYRGYFSATHWLVALLGPATVAFAIPIYQQRATIRRYWPVLLAGVVVGSSSAMASAWGLAHLLGLNEAISLSLMPRSMSTPFAMTVSGDIGGTPDLTAIFVVLTGVFGAALGEVMLNWLPIRSALARGALFGMGAHGAGVAKAHQIGSEEGSIAGLVMVLVGLVNVLAAPLIAHLL, encoded by the coding sequence ATGTCGCTAAGTAACCCGCTCGTAGCAACACTTTTCTGGTCCGCCGCAACGATCCTGCTTTATCTTGCTGCCAAGCGCGTCTATCGCCGCTTCCCGATGTGGTGGCTGACCCCGCTCGCAGTCACCCCCTTGTTGCTGATGGCGCTGGTCATCGGGCTCAATCAAAACTATCGCGGTTATTTCAGCGCCACCCATTGGCTGGTCGCACTGCTCGGACCCGCAACGGTTGCCTTCGCGATCCCGATTTACCAGCAGCGTGCAACGATTCGTCGTTATTGGCCGGTGCTTCTGGCGGGCGTGGTCGTTGGAAGTTCTTCAGCTATGGCGTCGGCATGGGGGCTTGCGCATCTACTGGGTCTCAACGAAGCGATCAGCCTCAGCTTGATGCCCCGCTCGATGAGCACGCCGTTTGCGATGACGGTTTCGGGCGACATTGGCGGTACACCCGATCTGACTGCAATCTTTGTGGTACTGACCGGTGTGTTCGGTGCGGCCCTCGGTGAAGTGATGCTCAACTGGTTGCCGATTCGCTCGGCACTGGCACGTGGAGCTCTCTTCGGCATGGGCGCGCATGGTGCTGGCGTGGCCAAGGCACATCAGATCGGCAGCGAGGAAGGCTCGATTGCCGGGCTGGTCATGGTGCTGGTGGGGTTGGTGAATGTGCTTGCAGCGCCTCTGATTGCCCACCTTCTGTAA